AAAGCACCATAACGTACCCCAATCGAACCAGCCGGAATCGAAGGGAAAACATGAATCCCTAAAATAGCGGAAACATCCTTTATAGCCCCATCTGCAACCATCCAGCTTGCGCCTTGAGCAATTTCTTCCGCAGGCTGAAACAAAAACCGTACATTTCCGCCTAACTCCTCCCCCACTTGGGAAAGTACCATTGCGGTTCCCAAACCTACCGTAGTGTGGATATCATGACCGCAAGCGTGCATCACCCCTTCTGTACGAGAAGCGTATTCCAACCCCGTACATTCTTGAATAGGTAGGGCATCCATATCGGTACGAATTGCCAGGAAATTATGATTTTTCTCTGTAACTTGCAATTCACCAACGACACCAGTTTTACCGACACCTTCTTGTACACGTAAGCCACTGGAAGATAACACACCCGCCACAAAGGCAGCAGTTTGATATTCTTGTCCACTCAGTTCTGGATGGGAGTGGATATGACGACGAATTTCAATCAGGCGAGGCGCTAGTTTTGTGGCTAATTCTTTAATACGGGTCAGCATTACTTAATTTTAGTTAACAGTCTTAGTTTCCATGATAAGAGCGGTCTAAGAAATGGGGAGGGAAGAATAGCTACAAACAAAGAAAAATTAGCTTTTAATGAAAAAAAGCACACAGGCTTAGGGACTTCCGACTATAAAAATATCCAACTGCGAGGGGAAGCGAGGGAACCAGGGAGCAGGAGAGCTATTTACCAATTAACTAGCAAATCAATTAATTACTAAACCAAGCCACTTTGTAAAATAGCTTTTAAATTGTATGTAATTAGTATATTGGCAAAAATACAACTTATAAAAACTATAATTGAGGTAAATCTACTAATAAATAAAACTTTTTTGATTCCCAGTACTTCTTGAATAAAAATAGGTGCAAATGCCATAGATACTAAAATTATAAATATGTATTTATATCCTTTAATACTTAATAAGTAAAAATCTGACCAGGGATTACCTAATCCATAATTTAAACACCAGGGGAAAATAAAAATAAGTATAACAGCGTAATTTAAAATAGATGGTTTTTTGATAAAATCACTAATAAAATATCCTGCACATATTAACAAAAATGGATACAACGGAATTGTATACCAACAATAAAAATGACTCTGTGCGCCTGAAAATATTAACATAAAAAGGTATATTATAAAAGGTAGAAAAATTAATTGTATTTTATATTTATTTCTCAAATTTCTTATTTTATATGGAAGTGTTAGCCAACCAAGAATATACCAAGCATCTGTAAAAGGGAGATTTACTGATAATATCATTTCCTGCATGATAAGAATGCTATTGAAACGATGGGAATGTGATTTCAAAACAGCCAAAAACAATTTGTAATTATAAAACCAACCATAAACAAAATAAAGAGTAAAACCTAAAGCTCCAGCCGCCATAACTATTAAGCCGTCTTTATACTTCTTCTTGCATATAAGCATTAAAGATAAAGCGGCAACAATAGATAGACCAGTAACTTTTACCAAAGGGGCAATGCTAGTTAGTGAAACAAGCATATAAAAATATATTCGTCGTGATGTATCTAAATACTTTAAAAAACAAAATAGACTAGCTAATATTATTAAAATTAATAAATTTTCGCTAACTGCTAATCGGGATAAATATACAAATAAAGGATCAGTGGAAAATATCAAACTAGTAATGGTAGCTATTGTTGTATTAAATAATTTATTAGTAACAATATAAAACAGAAAAATTGATATACTAGTAAAGATAACACTTGGGATTCTAATTAAATCTGTAGTACAGTCCCAAAATGTATTAGCACCAAACAATATAGCAAAACCACCTACAATCAAGCCAAACAGAGGTGGATGATCAAACCAAGGAGTAACTAAATATAAATTCTTCTTACCCAGCCACTCAATATTCACAAAAGTATTAGGGTCGTATGCACTAAGATAAGACCATGAAGTAGGCACATGATTTTGAATTAGACTCATTCCACTCCAGGCAAACGCATACTCATCAAATGTAAAATTACTGTAGGGAATTACACTATAGTTATAAACTCTTAACCATGTACCT
Above is a genomic segment from Nostoc sp. MS1 containing:
- a CDS encoding ArnT family glycosyltransferase, which translates into the protein MPAITKSHLFANKFIFTISDLTFKQERYIQMNFDLLKKIISNNKNLILALLITMLGTWLRVYNYSVIPYSNFTFDEYAFAWSGMSLIQNHVPTSWSYLSAYDPNTFVNIEWLGKKNLYLVTPWFDHPPLFGLIVGGFAILFGANTFWDCTTDLIRIPSVIFTSISIFLFYIVTNKLFNTTIATITSLIFSTDPLFVYLSRLAVSENLLILIILASLFCFLKYLDTSRRIYFYMLVSLTSIAPLVKVTGLSIVAALSLMLICKKKYKDGLIVMAAGALGFTLYFVYGWFYNYKLFLAVLKSHSHRFNSILIMQEMILSVNLPFTDAWYILGWLTLPYKIRNLRNKYKIQLIFLPFIIYLFMLIFSGAQSHFYCWYTIPLYPFLLICAGYFISDFIKKPSILNYAVILIFIFPWCLNYGLGNPWSDFYLLSIKGYKYIFIILVSMAFAPIFIQEVLGIKKVLFISRFTSIIVFISCIFANILITYNLKAILQSGLV